GACCGGCTGCTCGACTCCGGCTTCCGCTCGGACCGCGCGGCGGAGCACACCGCCTGGGTCGATGCCGTCAACCTCATGAACCAGTCCATGACCACGGACGACGCACCGGCCACGGACGCGTCGGCCACCACGCACGGCGCACCATTCACGACGGAAGGCACCGCACGATGACCCTCTCCACCCGGGGAGCCGACCGGGCTCCCGCCGTACTCGTCCTGGAGGACGGCCGCAGCTTCCGCGGCCGTGCCTACGGGGCCGTGGGGGAGACCTTCGGCGAGGCGGTGTTCTCCACCGGCATGACCGGCTATCAGGAAACCCTCACCGACCCCTCGTACCACCGCCAGGTCGTCGTCATGACCGCCCCGCACATCGGCAACACCGGCGTCAACGACGAGGACGACGAGTCGGCCCGGATCTGGGTCGCCGGCTATGTCGTACGCGACCCCGCCCGTATCCCGTCCAACTGGCGCTCCCGGCGCCCCCTGGACGAGGAACTGGTACGGCAGGGCATCGTCGGCATCAGCGGTGTCGACACCCGCGCGCTCACCCGCCATCTGCGCGAGCGCGGCGCGATGCGCGTCGGCATCTTCTCCGGCGACGCCCTCGCCGGCGGCGCACCGGCGGACGACGCGGCGCTGACCGCGCGTGTCCGGCAGGCGCCCGGCATGAAGGGCGCGAACCTCTCCGCCGAGGTCGCCGCCACCGAGACGTACGTCGTCCCGGCCGTCGGCACCAAGCGGTTCACCGTCGCCGCCATCGACCTCGGCATCAAGGGCATGACCCCGAGGCGGATGGCCGAGCGCGGCATCGAGGTGCATGTCCTGCCCGCCACCGCCACCGTCGAGGACGTGTACGCGGTCGAGCCGGACGGCGTGTTCCTCTCCAACGGCCCCGGCGACCCCGCCACTGCCGACCTCACGGTGGTCAGGGGCGTGCTGGAGCGCGGCACCCCGCTCTTCGGCATCTGCTTCGGCAACCAACTCCTCGGCCGCGCACTGGGGTTCGGCACGTACAAGCTCAAGTACGGCCACCGCGGCATCAACCAGCCGGTGCAGGATCGTTCCACCGGCAAGGTCGAAGTCACCGCGCACAACCACGGGTTCGCCGTCGACGCCCCGCTCGACCGGATCTCCGACACCCCCTACGGCCGCGCCGAGGTCTCCCACGTCTGTCTCAACGACAACGTGGTCGAGGGGCTCAGGCTGCTCGACCGGCCGGTCTTCAGCGTCCAGTACCACCCCGAGGCGGCCGCCGGCCCGCACGACGCCGCGTACCTCTTCGACCGCTTCACGTCTTCGATGGAAACAGTCCCGATGGAGGGCCCGCGTGCCTAAACGCTCCGATATCCGGTCCGTCCTGGTCATCGGCTCGGGCCCGATCGTCATCGGCCAGGCGGCCGAGTTCGACTACTCGGGCACCCAGGCCTGCCGCGTCCTCAAGGCCGAAGGCCTGCGCGTCATCCTCGTCAACTCCAACCCGGCCACGATCATGACCGACCCGGAGATCGCCGACGCCACGTACGTCGAGCCGATCACGCCCGAGTTCGTCGAGAAGATCATCGCCAAGGAGCGGCCCGACGCGCTGCTGCCCACCCTCGGCGGCCAGACCGCGCTCAACACCGCGATCTCCATGCACGAGAACGGCGTCCTGGAGAAGTACGGCGTCGAGCTCATCGGCGCCAACGTCGAAGCCATCAACAAGGGCGAGGACCGCGACCTCTTCAAGGGCGTCGTGGAGGCAGTCAACGCCAAGATCGGACACGGCGAGTCCGCCCGCTCCGTCATCTGCCACACGATGGACGACATCCTGGCCGGCGTCGGCGAACTGGGCGGCTACCCCGTCGTCGTACGCCCCTCCTTCACCATGGGCGGCGCCGGCTCCGGCTTCGCCCACGACGAGGACGAGCTGCGCCGGATCGCCGGACAGGGCCTGATGCTCTCGCCGACCACCGAGGTGCTCCTGGAGGAGTCCATCCTCGGCTGGAAGGAGTACGAACTGGAGCTGATGCGCGACAAGCACGACAACGTCGTGGTCGTCTGCTCCATCGAGAACTTCGACCCGATGGGCGTCCACACCGGCGACTCGATCACCGTCGCGCCCGCCATGACCCTCACCGACCGCGAGTACCAGCGGCTGCGCGACATCGGCATCGCGATCATCCGCGAGGTCGGCGTCGACACCGGCGGCTGCAACATCCAGTTCGCCGTCGACCCGGTGGACGGCCGGATCATCGTCATCGAGATGAACCCGCGCGTCTCGCGTTCCTCCGCGCTCGCCTCCAAGGCCACCGGCTTCCCGATCGCCAAGATCGCCGCGCGTCTCGCCGTCGGCTACACGCTGGACGAGATCCCCAACGACATCACCGAGAAGACCCCGGCGTCCTTCGAGCCGACCCTCGACTACGTCGTGGTGAAGGTCCCGCGGTTCGCCTTCGAGAAGTTCCCCGCCGCCGACGCCACCCTCACCACCACCATGAAGTCGGTGGGCGAGGCCATGGCGATCGGCCGCAACTTCACCGAGGCGCTCCAGAAGGCGCTGCGCTCCCTGGAGAAGAAGGGCAGCCAGTTCGCCTTCACC
The nucleotide sequence above comes from Streptomyces sp. NBC_01716. Encoded proteins:
- the carA gene encoding glutamine-hydrolyzing carbamoyl-phosphate synthase small subunit, with the translated sequence MTLSTRGADRAPAVLVLEDGRSFRGRAYGAVGETFGEAVFSTGMTGYQETLTDPSYHRQVVVMTAPHIGNTGVNDEDDESARIWVAGYVVRDPARIPSNWRSRRPLDEELVRQGIVGISGVDTRALTRHLRERGAMRVGIFSGDALAGGAPADDAALTARVRQAPGMKGANLSAEVAATETYVVPAVGTKRFTVAAIDLGIKGMTPRRMAERGIEVHVLPATATVEDVYAVEPDGVFLSNGPGDPATADLTVVRGVLERGTPLFGICFGNQLLGRALGFGTYKLKYGHRGINQPVQDRSTGKVEVTAHNHGFAVDAPLDRISDTPYGRAEVSHVCLNDNVVEGLRLLDRPVFSVQYHPEAAAGPHDAAYLFDRFTSSMETVPMEGPRA